In Anopheles cruzii unplaced genomic scaffold, idAnoCruzAS_RS32_06 scaffold01381_ctg1, whole genome shotgun sequence, the following proteins share a genomic window:
- the LOC128276506 gene encoding chitinase-like protein Idgf4, translating to MWSTRLRVLAVLLLGLLGVCVSAQKATTEPKVLCYYAGGNTIKEDLSKVTVSDIELALPFCTHLIYGYAGVDAVTYRTRPNIGSLDLEEGQGQYRTVTKLKKRYPGLRVFLSVGGNQDLTEEKPFEKYLTLLESAGSRTAFINSAYTLLKTYDFDGLDLAWQFPQSKPKRVRGLSGKLWHGFKKLFTGDSILDPKAEEHREEFTALVRDLNNAFVHDKFRVGFTHLPHVNESVFLNIPLLKDNFEYINIAAYDQQTPERNPKEADYTAPIYEPSERAEGNNVQAKVKAWNSAGTPLDKIVVGLATYGRGWKLTEESGITGRPPIRADGPSPAGLQTQIPGYYSFGEVCALLPNPTNANMQGADYPLRKINDFSKRFGPYAFRIPDENEKHGIWLSYEDPESAGNKAAYVKAKGLGGISINDLAMDDFRGVCSGDKFPILRAAKNRL from the exons ATGTGGTCGACGAGGCTGCGGGTCCTGGCAGTGTTACTGCTCGGATTGCTAGGCGTGTGTGTTAGTGCCCAAAAAGCGACAACTGAACCGAAGGTTCTGTGCTACTATGCAGGCGGCAACACCATCAAGGAAG ACCTATCAAAAGTGACCGTGTCCGACATTGAGTTGGCCCTGCCCTTCTGTACCCATTTGATTTATGGCTACGCCGGTGTTGACGCTGTAACGTATCGCACGCGCCCTAATATTGGTAGCCTTGATTTGGAGGAAGGCCAAGGACAGTACCGCACCGTTACGAAACTGAAAAAGCGCTACCCAGGCTTGCGGGTTTTCTTGAGCGTCGGTGGTAACCAGGACCTGACCGAGGAAAAGCCGTTCGAGAAATACTTGACACTGCTGGAGTCAGCTGGCTCGCGAACGGCGTTCATCAACAGTGCGTATACTCTTTTGAAGACGTACGATTTTGACGGCCTTGACCTGGCTTGGCAGTTCCCGCAATCGAAGCCGAAACGCGTTCGCGGATTGTCGGGCAAACTGTGGCACGGCTTCAAGAAACTGTTCACCGGTGACAGCATCCTGGACCCGAAGGCGGAAGAACATCGTGAGGAATTTACTGCACTGGTTCGCGACTTGAACAACGCATTCGTGCATGATAAGTTCCGGGTGGGCTTCACCCACCTGCCGCATGTAAATGAATCCGTTTTCCTGAACATTCCGCTGCTGAAGGATAATTTCGAGTACATCAATATTGCCGCGTACGATCAGCAAACTCCGGAACGAAACCCCAAGGAAGCTGACTACACGGCGCCGATCTATGAACCATCGGAACGGGCCGAGGGCAATAACGTGCAGGCTAAGGTGAAAGCGTGGAATTCGGCTGGAACTCCGCTGGATAAAATTGTCGTTGGCTTGGCCACTTACGGCCGTGGCTGGAAACTGACGGAAGAGTCGGGCATAACCGGCAGGCCTCCGATTCGCGCCGACGGTCCTTCACCGGCTGGGCTTCAGACGCAAATTCCCGGATACTATAGCTTCGGTGAAGTGTGCGCCTTGCTGCCTAATCCAACCAACGCTAACATGCAGGGTGCCGATTACCCGCTGCGtaagataaatgatttcagcAAGCGCTTTGGTCCGTATGCATTTCGTATTCCGGACGAGAACGAAAAACACGGTATCTGGCTGTCGTATGAGGATCCCGAGAGTGCTGGCAATAAGGCGGCGTACGTGAAGGCGAAGGGATTGGGCGGAATTTCTATCAACGATCTGGCGATGGATGATTTCCGTGGCGTATGTTCCGGCGACAAGTTTCCGATTCTGCGTGCTGCCAAGAATCGATTGTGA